Genomic DNA from Paracoccus aminophilus JCM 7686:
GTTGGCGGTACCGATACGCTGCTCTCGCTGCGCCCGGCCGATCTGATGTCGCTGATCGAGACCGAAATGGCGCGCCCGATCGCGCTTTCGGTGGTCTCGCAGGATACGCCCGACGGGTTCAAGATCGAGCTGACCCCGCGCGGCCCCAGCAAGCACGGCATTGCGATCCTGCTGATCCGCTACGCACCCGCGCGGCAGGTCGAGGTGAAATCCGGCGAGAATCGCGGCCTCACGCTGACCTATCGTAATATTGTTCTGGGCGTGGACCGGATCGCGACCTGGGACGGGCGCCAGCCGCTGCGGCTGAAGGTATCGAGCATGGCGCAACCCGGCTCGGCCTATCCGCCCGACACCCGCCACGCGCTGATCGCTCAGCAGATCGGGCGCAAGGATGCGGCCTCGGGCGCGATTCTGGCCGCGATCAAGCTGGACTGAGGGCTGAGGGCTTAGCGGCTTGACGCGTCGCGGCCCTGATGCGGCCTCGATCCGACCTCGCGCCAACCCCGATCCGGCGCGACCCCGCGCCACCTTGCCCAAGCCCCGCGCCTGAGCGACAAGGCAAGACGATTATCACACCGGAGAGCCAGATGACCGAACCCAAAAAGCCCGCACCGCTCGCGAAGGCTGTCCTTGAATTCGGACCGGCGCTGCTGTTCCTGCTGACCTTCCTTGCGCTCAAGAACAAGACCGTGACGCTTGGCGGGACCGAGTATCAGGGCTTTGTCGTCGCGACGATGGTTTTCGTCCCGGTTCAGGTCATCGCCACGCTGATCCTGTGGCGGATGACCGGCAAGATCTCGGTCATGCAGATCATGACTCTGGTCTTGGTGGTATTTTTCGGCGGGCTGACGGCTTGGCTCAATGATCCGAAGTTTCTCGAAATGAAGCCGACGATTCTCTATCTCTTCTTCGCCGGGCTTCTTGGCCTCAGCCTTGCTTTGCGGCGCAACTGGCTCCAGGCGGTGATGGGCGAGGCACTGCCGATGCAGCCCGAGGGCTGGCGCATCCTGACGATCCGGC
This window encodes:
- a CDS encoding inner membrane-spanning protein YciB → MTEPKKPAPLAKAVLEFGPALLFLLTFLALKNKTVTLGGTEYQGFVVATMVFVPVQVIATLILWRMTGKISVMQIMTLVLVVFFGGLTAWLNDPKFLEMKPTILYLFFAGLLGLSLALRRNWLQAVMGEALPMQPEGWRILTIRLVVLFLAMAALNEIVRHTMSQSAWVWFKTIGLVVIMFGFFIANAKLFERYALPAKDEDSRG